In Streptomyces sp. SLBN-118, the following are encoded in one genomic region:
- a CDS encoding discoidin domain-containing protein, whose translation MTHPRQRTTAGLLALTAALTTSVTTGATTAQARHAGSKEDQIKDAVELCNNPSGLEARLTMNQQLFGFGRGWCEFVTEGKQQYIKRDSKVVDPLFNCTSQPQTNQYAQAHAVANGFSYTFTWGASLDLGVVKASVQHSLGFSVTETETTTITKGLTVAPGHVGWLEARIPMVELKGHFVLHLRDSFDVSDNFPDLKNNGNQKNTGYDQDWVIPLEGTVNVDVLDKPQLDDGKVNAVVQGRTMNFDERLSRCDESGFVDVAQGKKGSASSNPEAAPQALDDNLQSWWWSAGNANTHADGEWISVDLGSPRKVQFARIWWGDNQCYNYEIQAKVNGEWKTTKEVFDGWSNPHILELDEQTAASKWRVYCTRTWNPERTDGYWNFSIKDLELYPAIDG comes from the coding sequence GTGACCCACCCGCGACAGCGAACAACAGCAGGGCTCCTGGCGCTGACCGCCGCACTCACCACATCAGTAACGACCGGTGCCACCACGGCCCAAGCGCGGCACGCAGGGTCAAAGGAAGATCAAATCAAAGACGCGGTCGAGCTGTGCAACAACCCGTCAGGGCTAGAAGCCAGGCTTACCATGAACCAACAGCTTTTTGGCTTTGGCCGAGGGTGGTGCGAGTTTGTCACAGAGGGAAAGCAGCAGTACATCAAGCGCGACAGTAAAGTGGTCGATCCTCTCTTCAACTGCACCAGCCAGCCCCAGACAAATCAATATGCGCAGGCGCACGCGGTTGCGAATGGTTTCTCCTATACATTCACTTGGGGGGCCAGTCTCGACTTGGGTGTGGTCAAGGCGTCGGTTCAGCACTCTCTCGGCTTCTCTGTCACGGAGACCGAAACCACAACCATCACAAAGGGCCTGACCGTAGCGCCCGGCCATGTCGGCTGGCTTGAGGCCAGGATCCCGATGGTGGAGCTGAAGGGGCACTTTGTGCTGCACCTGAGAGACTCGTTTGACGTATCCGACAACTTCCCTGATCTGAAGAACAATGGCAACCAGAAGAACACGGGTTATGACCAGGATTGGGTAATTCCCCTGGAGGGCACCGTGAACGTGGATGTGCTGGACAAACCGCAGCTCGACGACGGCAAGGTCAATGCCGTCGTCCAGGGGCGCACGATGAACTTCGACGAACGTTTGAGCAGATGCGATGAATCCGGGTTCGTGGACGTGGCGCAGGGCAAGAAGGGTAGCGCGTCCTCGAACCCCGAGGCGGCTCCACAGGCGCTCGACGACAACCTCCAAAGCTGGTGGTGGTCGGCGGGAAACGCGAATACCCATGCCGACGGGGAATGGATATCGGTAGACCTCGGTAGCCCACGGAAAGTCCAGTTCGCCCGTATCTGGTGGGGCGACAACCAATGCTACAACTACGAGATCCAAGCCAAAGTCAACGGTGAGTGGAAGACCACCAAGGAAGTCTTCGACGGGTGGTCAAACCCACATATCCTGGAACTGGACGAGCAAACAGCCGCCTCCAAGTGGCGGGTGTACTGTACCCGAACCTGGAACCCCGAGCGGACAGACGGGTACTGGAACTTTTCGATCAAGGATCTGGAACTGTACCCGGCCATCGATGGGTGA
- a CDS encoding SigE family RNA polymerase sigma factor, which produces MRTATTPTVPAGVGGPPSAAYRPGLFFVGVSGSVLSRAWHRLLHGSSDRHNSFGGEPPQARSITTSTTPAALGKPRIDELYHHRRLGLVRLALLLVDDLPTAEDVVQDAFAALYHRHGDQLARLDDPEAYLRTSVLNTARSVLRRRRTARAHTPERVGHAPPAEEAVLLREEHREVLHALRRLTQRQREVLILRYWSNLTEAEIADALGLSRGTVKSTASRALDALSRQFEAEQ; this is translated from the coding sequence ATGAGGACGGCGACAACCCCGACCGTCCCAGCCGGGGTCGGTGGTCCGCCGTCGGCTGCGTACAGGCCGGGGCTGTTCTTTGTCGGCGTCTCCGGCAGCGTGCTGAGCCGAGCATGGCACCGTCTGCTGCACGGCTCGTCGGACAGGCACAACTCATTCGGAGGCGAGCCTCCCCAGGCGCGCTCCATTACCACGTCCACGACGCCGGCCGCCCTGGGCAAGCCCCGCATCGACGAGCTCTACCACCACCGCAGACTGGGCCTGGTTCGTCTGGCGCTGCTCTTGGTGGACGACCTTCCAACAGCGGAAGACGTGGTACAGGACGCCTTCGCAGCGCTCTACCATCGCCACGGGGACCAACTTGCCCGCCTGGACGACCCGGAAGCCTATCTGCGCACCAGCGTCCTCAACACCGCCCGCTCGGTCCTGCGCCGCCGCCGGACAGCGCGTGCCCACACTCCCGAACGGGTGGGACACGCACCACCGGCCGAAGAAGCCGTACTCCTGCGCGAGGAACATCGCGAAGTCCTCCACGCTCTTCGACGTCTCACCCAGCGTCAGCGCGAAGTGCTGATCCTGCGCTACTGGTCCAACCTCACCGAGGCCGAGATCGCCGACGCCCTGGGACTGTCCCGCGGAACAGTCAAGTCCACCGCCAGTCGCGCCCTCGATGCCCTCAGCCGGCAGTTCGAAGCCGAACAATGA